TAGATTATTGCTATATGTTAAAAATTATAGGAGATAATGTGAAATTAAAAATAATTGATAGAATTGTTGGAATCTTTTTGCAGTTATTACTATAATAATTATTGTATTCTTTTTTTTAATAGAAGATTTTTTGAGTGGGCTTTTATAAGGCATCATAATATATTGAGCTGGTATATACGCCCATTATTTATTATTCTCATTATATTAGGGGCACTTAAAAAGTCGTATGCAATAATTTTTGTAACAATTTTTTGTTTATTTACTAGTATGTTTTGGTTTCCAGAACCTAAAAAAGTAAATGAAAGTGTTATTAAATTTTTAGACTTTGAAAAAAATTATTTAACTAATGGTTGGACTGTTGATAAAATATTTGTTCTACTTGCAATACTACTTTTTTTATCTTTTTATTTTATACAACCTGGAATAGAAATTGGAAATATTTATTATTCACTATTGTATTTAGTGCTATATTAAAGGTTATTCATAGTATTATTTTTGGTGGAAAAAGTGGTTTATCAATTGTTAAGCCTGCATTTTTATGAGCTATTATATGTGTATTAGTCGTTTGGTTTGTTTTTAAAAAGAGAAGGACAAATAAATATTATTTTTATGTGATTATATCACTGAAAAATAAAAATATATATTTTATAATCTATATATAAATAGTAATATATATTAAATAAAAATTTTAGGAGGATTGTAAGATGGCAATTATAAAAGGAACAAAAGAAAATTTTGAAGCAGAAGTATTAAAAGCAAATGGAGTTGTAGTAGTTGATTTTGGAGCAAATTGGTGTGGACCTTGTAAAAGTTTAGTACCTATACTTGAAGAAGTTGTTGAAGAAGATCCAAGTAAAAAAATAGTAAAAGTAGATATAGATGAACAAGAAGAACTAGCAACACAATATAAAATTATGAGTGTGCCTACTTTATTAGTTTTTAAAAATGGTGAAATTGTTGATAAATCAATAGGTTTAATTCAAAAACAAGAAGTAAAATTGTTATTTGCTAAATAAGAGAATTTTTAACAATTTATAGTAAGAAGTCTCCGACTTAGGTATATTTATTGCCCAATAAGTTAAGGAGAAATAGCCAGAGAATTAGAAGATGAATTACTATCTAAAACTTATAATTTTGTAGGTTTTAGTATATAGTATAATTGGCACATTAGAAACTGAATTATAAGGTTGAGGTCAGAAAACAGTAACCTTGTAAGATATTCATTGTCTTAGATATATTGTTATATATCAATAAATAATCATAATAAAAATATATCAGGCTAGGGATTACCAGTAGAGCTTGGTAAATATATGTGGCTAGTAAAAGCGGATACTTCCCAAGAGGCTTCTACATCTATAAGTAAGAATAGTTCATGGATTAGCTTTTTTATAAATAAAGGCTAGTCCTTTTTATTAGTAAAAAATAGAGCTTTTAGTAATATAAACTGTTGAAAATAAAGATAAAAAATAGAATGATAGAAAAATTAGAAAAAATGTTGAAAAATTCAAAAAAAATTGTTGACAAAATCTAGGAATGATGTTAATATAATTGATGTCAATGCGACAAGGACATTAGCAACAGAATAGAGAAAAGACAAAAAGCAACCATAAAATTGGTGTAAAATAAAAATAATAGCAAGAATGAGCTATAAGAAAAGATTGAACGAAGAGTTTGATCCTGGCTCAGGATGAACGCTGACAGAATGCTTAACACATGCAAGTCAACTTGAATTTGGGTTTTTAACTTAGATTTGGGTGGCGGACGGGTGAGTAACGCGTAAAGAACTTGCCTCACAGCTAGGGACAACATTTAGAAATGAATGCTAATACCTGATATTATGATTTTAAGGCATCTTAGAATTATGAAAGCTATAAGCACTGTGAGAGAGCTTTGCGTCCCATTAGCTAGTTGGAGAGGTAACAGCTCACCAAGGCGATGATGGGTAGCCGGCCTGAGAGGGTGAACGGCCACAAGGGGACTGAGACACGGCCCTTACTCCTACGGGAGGCAGCAGTGGGGAATATTGGACAATGGAC
This Fusobacterium animalis 7_1 DNA region includes the following protein-coding sequences:
- the trxA gene encoding thioredoxin, with protein sequence MAIIKGTKENFEAEVLKANGVVVVDFGANWCGPCKSLVPILEEVVEEDPSKKIVKVDIDEQEELATQYKIMSVPTLLVFKNGEIVDKSIGLIQKQEVKLLFAK